In a genomic window of Helianthus annuus cultivar XRQ/B chromosome 10, HanXRQr2.0-SUNRISE, whole genome shotgun sequence:
- the LOC110881998 gene encoding uncharacterized protein LOC110881998 gives MTSAWYDSWSDVGPLANFISPRRITNAGFRLEDSVADVYDNGEWLWPAAWRDIFPVLIQLDPIQLSPNKRDTIKWKDGNLMLEVSASNMWQTVRHNEAEVDWSRLVWCAKCIPRHAFLMWLIMRKKLLTQDIILQWDLSRRKNMTMMCCLLCYENHDSHNHLFFECKYSSKIWSTVRQKVGMEDVDPKWDDVVGWLMMRVNSKAAGMYVSRILVAATAYFIWQERNTRLFKNQLRPPEQLCQVILDTIRYKLMGVRLNRTDRVARLLQDWDIRDDGFEGG, from the coding sequence ATGACTTCAGCCTGGTATGATTCGTGGTCCGATGTGGGGCCGCTGGCCAATTTCATTTCTCCTAGGAGAATAACAAATGCAGGTTTTCGATTGGAGGACTCGGTTGCGGACGTTTATGATAATGGGGAGTGGCTATGGCCAGCTGCGTGGCGGGATATCTTTCCGGTCCTTATACAACTTGATCCGATCCAGTtaagtcctaataaaagagatACAATCAAATGGAAGGATGGGAATCTGATGTTGGAGGTTTCTGCTTCGAATATGTGGCAAACGGTTCGACATAATGAAGCAGAAGTGGATTGGAGCAGGCTAGTTTGGTGTGCTAAATGTATTCCAAGGCATGCGTTTCTCATGTGGCTGATTATGAGGAAGAAATTGCTAACCCAAGACATTATTCTACAGTGGGATCTATCTCGCAGGAAGAATATGACTATGATGTGTTGCTTGCTTTGTTACGAAAATCATGATTCTCACAATCACTTATTTTTTGAGTGCAAGTACTCATCGAAAATATGGAGTACGGTTAGACAAAAAGTGGGTATGGAAGATGTTGATCCAAAGTGGGATGATGTGGTGGGATGGCTTATGATGCGTGTTAACTCTAAAGCGGCCGGTATGTATGTCAGCAGGATTTTAGTAGCGGCTACTGCTTATTTTATTTGGCAAGAAAGAAACACGAGATTATTCAAGAATCAGCTGAGACCTCCGGAGCAATTGTGTCAAGTAATATTGGATACGATTCGGTATAAACTCATGGGAGTTCGGTTGAACAGAACTGATAGAGTGGCAAGGCTGTTGCAGGATTGGGATATTCGTGATGATGGATTCGAAGGTGGCTGA